GAAGTCCGGGCGAACCACCGAACGCGTTGCTGCGATTTCCTCCTGGTACCGTCGGAAGGCCGCGTAGGGCGGCGGAATCCGGAATCGGTGCCCTGCGGAGCGGCGGAACGACGCGGGAAATTCAGTAGGAATACGGATGCGGCGCTGGCGGTTCCTCCCTAGGTTGTAGGTGGAACCCGAATGCACGCCGAACACGCACTCACCCATTCGGGTTTTTTGTCGTTTGTTGCTTCACGAATCGAGGAGGTCCCGATGCGCTTCGTATGGAAACTCAGCGTATTCGCCGTACTGTCGCTCCTGTGCGTGCTTGCTTCGCCTGCGGTCATCGCTCAGGACGCCACCCCGATGACCGGATCACCTGCCGCCGGAACACCAGTGGCCATGCCCGCGGGTGTCACCGTGGTGGCAAGCGGACTGACGAACCCGCGCGGCTTCACCTGGGGGCCAGACGGCACACTCTATCTTGCCCTTGCTGGCATTGGGGGCGAAGAGGTTGGCATGCTCGATGATGGAACCATCACGGGCATGATGGCCGGTCTCTCCGCCAGCGTTGCCACCATCGCGGATGGCTGCGCGACGCCATATGCCGAGAATCTTCCGTCGGCCTTTTGGCCCGATGCAGGATGGACCTGGGGTGTCATGGACGTTGCCTTCCTTGGCGACCAGATGTACATCCTCTCTGCTGGCGGTGGAATCGAAGGCGGTCTCCCCGACTATCCGAATGGGGTCTATCGCATCGAAGCAGATGGAACGGCAACCCTGGTCGCCGACCTGTCCACCTGGTTCCGCGCCAATCCGCCCTCCTTCCTGCCGCCTGACTATGGGCAGGATGGCTCGTTGTTCGATCTGGAAGCAGGCGATGGCGTGCTCTGGCTGACCGAGGCAGTGGGCGGACGCGTGATCACCGTTGCTCCCGATGGAACGATCACCCTGATCGCGGACCTTTCCGAAGCCCATATGGTGCCCGATGGTCTCGCGCTCGATGGGGAGGGCGGCGCATACGTTGGTCATGAGACCACGATTCCCTATCCGGAAGGAATGGCAAACGTGTTGCATGTTGCTGCCGACGGTACGGTCACCGAGGCCTGGACCGGGC
This portion of the Thermomicrobiales bacterium genome encodes:
- a CDS encoding ScyD/ScyE family protein, which produces MRFVWKLSVFAVLSLLCVLASPAVIAQDATPMTGSPAAGTPVAMPAGVTVVASGLTNPRGFTWGPDGTLYLALAGIGGEEVGMLDDGTITGMMAGLSASVATIADGCATPYAENLPSAFWPDAGWTWGVMDVAFLGDQMYILSAGGGIEGGLPDYPNGVYRIEADGTATLVADLSTWFRANPPSFLPPDYGQDGSLFDLEAGDGVLWLTEAVGGRVITVAPDGTITLIADLSEAHMVPDGLALDGEGGAYVGHETTIPYPEGMANVLHVAADGTVTEAWTGLTAMTDLVMGPDGALYAAMMATNNLEEPPFLRPHSGQIVKQTGPDTMELLVTDVDYPVGLGFGPDGALYLTYPAFGDGTAEGQGALLRIDLTANAPISLAGLSNLPSSCQM